One Aciduliprofundum boonei T469 genomic region harbors:
- a CDS encoding NUDIX domain-containing protein: MIVKYRFWFESPAGYVFGPGSYQILKEIEKTGSLRKAASNLGMSYRHAWGLIKEIEENLGVKIITSHRGGREGGESTITEEGIKLLREYEKYEKVFDYVIKHPYIKPSITVDGILVEDEKILLVKRGREPFKGMYALPGGFVEYGERTEDAIVREMEEETGLKTEIIGLVGVYSDPKRDPRDHTITVVYELRRLGGKLKGGDDATYATMFPLNALPELAFDHAKIIEDFKNMKFNR, translated from the coding sequence ATGATTGTAAAATACCGTTTCTGGTTTGAATCTCCAGCAGGCTATGTTTTTGGTCCAGGAAGTTATCAGATTCTCAAAGAGATTGAAAAAACAGGAAGTTTGAGAAAAGCAGCCAGCAATCTTGGGATGTCTTATAGACATGCTTGGGGATTGATAAAAGAAATCGAGGAAAATTTAGGAGTAAAAATAATAACCTCTCATCGTGGTGGAAGAGAAGGAGGAGAGAGCACGATCACAGAAGAGGGTATCAAACTGCTTAGAGAATATGAAAAATATGAAAAAGTGTTTGATTATGTTATCAAGCATCCATACATCAAACCTTCAATAACTGTAGATGGCATATTGGTGGAAGATGAGAAGATTCTGCTGGTAAAGAGGGGCAGAGAACCATTTAAGGGTATGTATGCACTTCCCGGAGGATTTGTAGAGTATGGGGAGAGAACTGAAGATGCAATAGTAAGAGAGATGGAAGAGGAAACGGGATTAAAAACGGAAATTATAGGGCTAGTTGGAGTTTATTCTGACCCAAAAAGAGATCCTAGGGACCATACTATAACCGTGGTGTATGAGCTAAGAAGATTGGGGGGTAAATTAAAGGGTGGCGATGATGCAACCTATGCTACTATGTTCCCCTTAAATGCTCTTCCTGAGTTGGCATTTGACCATGCAAAAATTATTGAGGATTTTAAAAATATGAAATTTAATAGATAA
- a CDS encoding tRNA uridine(34) 5-carboxymethylaminomethyl modification radical SAM/GNAT enzyme Elp3 yields the protein MGFYEDIAQIFRKGEIKSKEDLEKWKSRIAKKYRIPNPRNSEIMKHLPKDIVERYHSILVKKPSRTLSGVAVVAIMTSPFPCPHGKCIYCPGGPEKGTAQSYTGHEPAALRAAQYNFDPYEQTRARIEQLRAIGHPTDKIDLIIMGGTFTARPQSYQEWFVKRAFDAMNGVDAKNLEEAQLINEDAKNRCIGLTVETRPDWFMEKEIDFALKLGATRVELGIQTVYDDILEKVKRGHTIRESILATRLAKDAGFKINYHMMPGLPGSSLERDYKAFKEIFENPNFRPDMLKIYPTLVVKGTELYEMWKKGEYEPYTLEEMVELLIKVISIVPPWVRIQRIQRDIPAKFIEAGVKKGDLRAIVLKEMEKRGIRCPDIRCREVGRKGGNNFEMIRRDYNASSGKEVFLSFEDKDADSIAAFLRLRLPSKYAHRSEMRNAAIVREVKVFGKEVPVGEKEKEAWQHRGFGKELMNEAERISKEEWGVARVVVISGIGVRNYYRKLGYERLGPYMAKRI from the coding sequence GTGGGATTCTATGAAGACATAGCGCAAATTTTTCGGAAAGGTGAGATAAAGAGCAAGGAGGATTTGGAGAAGTGGAAGAGCAGAATTGCAAAGAAGTACAGGATTCCCAACCCGAGAAATTCTGAGATTATGAAACACCTACCCAAAGATATTGTTGAAAGATATCATAGCATTTTAGTTAAAAAGCCCTCTCGCACTCTAAGTGGCGTGGCTGTCGTGGCGATTATGACTTCTCCATTCCCATGTCCACATGGAAAATGTATATACTGCCCAGGCGGTCCTGAGAAAGGCACTGCCCAGAGTTACACAGGGCACGAGCCAGCAGCACTTAGGGCTGCACAGTATAATTTTGACCCATACGAGCAGACAAGGGCGAGAATAGAGCAATTGAGAGCAATAGGACATCCAACTGATAAAATTGACCTCATCATTATGGGGGGCACATTCACAGCCAGGCCTCAAAGCTATCAGGAGTGGTTCGTTAAGCGTGCTTTTGATGCTATGAATGGCGTGGATGCCAAGAACTTGGAAGAAGCACAGCTGATTAACGAGGATGCAAAGAACAGATGCATAGGGCTTACAGTTGAGACCCGTCCTGATTGGTTCATGGAAAAAGAGATTGATTTTGCTTTGAAATTAGGAGCAACAAGAGTTGAGCTTGGGATACAAACGGTCTACGATGATATTTTGGAAAAAGTGAAAAGAGGACATACAATAAGAGAGAGCATTCTTGCTACTCGGCTTGCAAAGGATGCAGGTTTCAAAATCAATTATCATATGATGCCAGGTCTGCCTGGAAGCTCTCTTGAGAGGGATTACAAGGCATTTAAAGAGATATTTGAAAATCCGAATTTCAGGCCAGATATGCTCAAAATTTATCCTACTTTGGTTGTAAAAGGCACGGAGCTTTATGAAATGTGGAAAAAGGGAGAATACGAGCCCTACACTCTCGAGGAAATGGTGGAGTTATTAATCAAGGTGATAAGCATCGTTCCCCCATGGGTTCGCATACAGAGAATCCAGAGGGATATTCCAGCAAAGTTCATAGAGGCGGGGGTGAAAAAAGGAGATTTGAGGGCAATAGTTCTTAAAGAAATGGAAAAAAGGGGAATAAGATGCCCGGATATAAGATGCAGAGAAGTTGGCCGTAAAGGAGGAAATAATTTTGAAATGATACGCAGGGATTATAATGCCTCTTCAGGTAAAGAAGTTTTCTTATCTTTTGAAGATAAGGATGCCGATTCAATAGCAGCATTTCTCCGTTTAAGATTGCCTAGCAAATATGCTCATCGTAGTGAGATGCGCAACGCCGCTATTGTTCGGGAGGTAAAGGTATTTGGAAAAGAAGTGCCTGTGGGGGAAAAAGAGAAAGAGGCATGGCAGCACCGCGGATTCGGGAAAGAGCTGATGAATGAGGCAGAGAGAATTTCTAAAGAAGAATGGGGAGTGGCTCGGGTGGTGGTAATAAGCGGTATTGGAGTGAGGAATTACTATCGTAAACTCGGCTACGAGAGATTAGGACCGTACATGGCAAAGAGAATTTGA
- a CDS encoding 50S ribosomal protein L30e, whose translation MNREDIRKELKKILNTGKVYYGVKQARKAIDRGEAKLIIVADNCPEKEEVQNWNIPKIMFDGDGIELGALCGKPFNVSVLTIVDEGEGRLLRMVK comes from the coding sequence ATGAATAGGGAAGATATAAGAAAAGAACTAAAAAAGATACTCAATACGGGAAAGGTTTATTATGGAGTAAAGCAGGCGAGGAAAGCTATAGATAGAGGAGAAGCAAAATTGATAATTGTAGCTGATAATTGCCCAGAAAAGGAAGAAGTGCAGAACTGGAACATACCCAAAATCATGTTTGATGGAGACGGCATAGAGCTTGGAGCACTTTGCGGAAAGCCCTTCAATGTTTCAGTTCTAACTATAGTGGATGAGGGAGAGGGTAGATTATTGCGCATGGTGAAATAA
- the rbcL gene encoding type III ribulose-bisphosphate carboxylase has translation MTYIDLNYQPRESDLLVWFRAEPPAGKDMKYVADRIAEESSIGTWTDLKTLLPEIWEKLRARVYEIDEKNKYVKIAYPLHLFEIKNMPAILASVAGNVFGMKSVEALRVLDIRFPKELIQGYLGPKYGVQGVREMTKVYDRPFLGTIIKPKIGLPAKMHAEVAYEAWVGGLDIVKDDENLASQEFNRFEERLALTLEKKDIAEEETGEKKIYLVNITAPYKEMIRRAELVQDSGNEFVMIDVFISGFSAVQSYREEGFKMAIHAHRAMHAAITRNPEHGINMLTLAKVYRLLGVDNLHIGTAVGKMEGSAKEVSEIREEIQLENVPANESRFEQKWYEIKPVLAVASGGLHPGHVPAVVDILGKDIVIQAGGGVHGHPEGTRAGAKAMREALEAKMQGIPLEEYAKEHKELREALEKFLH, from the coding sequence ATGACCTACATAGATTTGAATTATCAGCCCAGAGAGAGTGATTTATTAGTTTGGTTCCGCGCTGAGCCACCTGCAGGCAAGGATATGAAGTATGTGGCGGATAGAATTGCGGAGGAATCATCCATAGGTACTTGGACAGACCTCAAAACCCTATTGCCTGAAATATGGGAAAAACTGAGAGCAAGAGTATATGAAATTGATGAGAAGAATAAGTATGTTAAAATCGCATATCCATTGCATTTATTTGAAATAAAAAATATGCCAGCAATACTGGCAAGTGTAGCCGGTAATGTATTCGGCATGAAGAGCGTAGAAGCCCTTCGTGTTTTGGATATAAGATTCCCAAAAGAGTTGATTCAAGGGTATTTAGGACCAAAATACGGAGTACAAGGTGTAAGGGAAATGACCAAGGTCTATGATAGACCATTTCTCGGCACGATAATCAAACCCAAGATAGGTCTACCTGCGAAAATGCATGCTGAAGTGGCCTATGAAGCATGGGTTGGGGGATTGGATATTGTCAAAGATGATGAAAACCTAGCTTCACAGGAATTTAACAGATTTGAAGAGCGTCTTGCCCTAACTCTAGAAAAGAAAGACATTGCAGAGGAAGAAACTGGAGAGAAGAAGATTTACCTTGTGAATATAACTGCCCCCTATAAAGAGATGATTCGCCGTGCAGAATTAGTGCAAGATTCTGGCAACGAGTTTGTTATGATTGATGTGTTCATATCTGGTTTCTCCGCGGTGCAAAGCTACAGAGAGGAAGGTTTTAAAATGGCCATCCATGCACATAGAGCGATGCATGCGGCGATAACAAGAAATCCTGAGCATGGGATAAATATGCTCACGCTTGCAAAAGTGTATAGGCTTTTGGGCGTGGACAATTTGCACATAGGTACAGCAGTGGGCAAGATGGAAGGAAGTGCAAAGGAAGTGAGCGAAATAAGGGAGGAAATACAGCTTGAGAATGTGCCCGCAAATGAAAGCAGATTTGAACAAAAATGGTATGAAATAAAACCCGTGCTCGCTGTTGCTTCTGGTGGTTTACATCCAGGCCATGTCCCCGCTGTAGTTGATATTTTAGGAAAGGATATAGTTATCCAGGCCGGAGGTGGAGTCCATGGGCATCCAGAAGGCACTAGGGCTGGTGCGAAGGCAATGCGAGAGGCGTTAGAGGCGAAGATGCAGGGTATTCCGCTGGAAGAATACGCGAAGGAGCACAAAGAATTGAGAGAAGCACTTGAAAAATTCTTACACTGA
- a CDS encoding DNA-directed RNA polymerase subunit A' — protein sequence MSHHIFGLTKRINSIKFALLSPEEIRRMSAVKVITADTYDDDGFPIDKGLMDLHMGVIEPGLRCKTCGGKVDECPGHFGHIELAMPVIHVGFVKNIKNYLDATCRECGRIKLKDDEIEIYKQKIEEAKKMGASPLELLFITKKIIDDASSRPICPHCGAEQKKITLDKPTTFREEGRKLTPKEIRERLERIPDEDLPLLGMNPETARPEWMVLTVLPVPPVNVRPTITLETGERSEDDLTHKLVDIIRINQRLRENRDSGAPQLIIEDLWELLQYHVTTYFDNQTSGIPPARHRSGRPLKTLVQRLKGKEGRFRSNLSGKRVNFSARTVISPEPFLSINEVGVPEAAARELTVPITVTEYNIEKMKEIVRRGSNPKGDKYLPGANYVIRPDGRRIKITDRNAEDVSKKLDIGWVVERHLIDGDVVLFNRQPSLHRMSMMGHLVKVMPNRTFRFNLAVCPPYNADFDGDEMNLHVLQSEEARAEAKILMLVQEHILSPRFGGPIIGGIHDHITAMFLLTHKNPKFTKEQAIHMLSYLDYDELPEPHKDENGNEFYYGKELFSLILPKDLNMEFKSKICDPSVCNNKCVHEACPIDAYVVIRNGKLVAGTIDENAIGSMKGKLLDRIAKRGSKEAREFIDNMTRLAVGVISYRGFTSGIDDEDIPEEAIIQIHEIIKESIKKTDELIELYKQGLLQPAPGRSVEETLEMEIMRVLAHARDEAGKIASKHLGLENSSVIMARSGARASMLNLSQMAGSIGQQSVRGQRLHRGYQDRTLPHFKRGDLGALARGFVESSYKKGLSPTEYFFHSMGGREGLVDTAVRTSRSGYMQRRLINALEDLKVIEDGKVVDTAGNVVQFIYGEDGVDPTRSSGGENVNMDEILTDVLGDKYLLRRRK from the coding sequence ATGAGCCATCACATTTTTGGATTGACAAAGAGAATTAATTCCATAAAATTCGCTTTATTATCTCCCGAAGAGATTAGGAGAATGAGTGCAGTAAAGGTAATAACAGCAGATACCTATGATGATGACGGTTTTCCCATAGACAAGGGCCTTATGGACTTGCACATGGGCGTAATTGAGCCTGGATTGAGATGCAAAACATGCGGAGGTAAGGTAGATGAATGCCCTGGACACTTTGGGCATATAGAACTCGCTATGCCGGTCATCCATGTGGGTTTCGTAAAAAACATTAAAAATTACCTTGATGCTACCTGTCGTGAATGTGGCAGGATAAAGCTCAAGGATGATGAAATTGAAATTTACAAGCAGAAGATAGAAGAAGCGAAGAAAATGGGAGCCTCGCCATTAGAATTGCTCTTTATAACAAAGAAGATAATAGATGATGCCTCCTCTCGCCCAATATGTCCTCATTGTGGTGCAGAACAGAAAAAAATCACACTGGACAAGCCTACAACATTTAGAGAAGAGGGCAGAAAATTAACTCCAAAGGAGATTCGTGAGAGATTGGAGCGCATACCTGACGAGGATCTACCTTTACTTGGAATGAATCCCGAAACTGCTAGGCCTGAGTGGATGGTTCTGACTGTTCTTCCTGTGCCCCCCGTCAATGTGAGGCCCACTATAACCCTCGAAACGGGAGAGAGAAGCGAAGATGATTTAACGCACAAGCTCGTGGATATAATAAGGATCAACCAAAGATTGAGAGAAAACAGAGACAGTGGAGCACCACAACTCATAATTGAAGATTTATGGGAACTCTTGCAGTACCATGTTACCACCTACTTTGATAATCAAACCTCTGGTATACCACCTGCAAGGCATCGCAGTGGCAGACCTCTCAAAACTCTTGTGCAGCGTCTGAAAGGAAAAGAAGGAAGATTCAGATCCAACTTGTCTGGTAAGAGAGTTAATTTCTCAGCCCGTACAGTCATATCCCCAGAACCATTTCTTTCGATAAATGAAGTTGGCGTGCCTGAGGCGGCTGCTAGAGAGCTTACTGTACCTATAACAGTTACGGAGTATAATATTGAGAAGATGAAAGAAATTGTTAGAAGAGGTTCAAATCCAAAGGGAGATAAATACCTGCCAGGTGCAAATTATGTTATTAGACCTGATGGAAGGAGGATAAAGATAACAGATAGAAATGCAGAAGATGTCTCAAAGAAACTTGATATCGGCTGGGTTGTAGAGAGGCATCTCATAGATGGGGATGTAGTGCTGTTTAATAGGCAGCCATCTCTGCATAGGATGAGCATGATGGGTCATCTCGTAAAAGTCATGCCAAATCGCACATTCCGCTTCAACCTTGCAGTTTGCCCACCTTATAATGCTGATTTCGATGGAGATGAGATGAATCTTCATGTGCTCCAGAGCGAGGAGGCAAGGGCTGAAGCGAAGATTTTAATGCTTGTGCAAGAGCATATTTTATCTCCGAGATTTGGTGGTCCGATTATAGGCGGCATACACGACCACATAACTGCAATGTTCTTGCTTACTCATAAAAATCCAAAATTCACAAAGGAGCAAGCAATCCATATGCTATCTTACTTGGATTATGACGAGCTTCCAGAGCCGCATAAGGACGAGAATGGAAACGAATTTTACTACGGCAAAGAGCTATTCTCCTTAATTCTTCCAAAGGATTTAAATATGGAATTCAAGAGCAAGATTTGTGACCCATCTGTGTGCAACAACAAATGTGTGCATGAAGCTTGCCCGATAGATGCTTATGTGGTAATTCGCAATGGAAAACTTGTGGCAGGTACAATAGATGAAAATGCGATTGGTTCAATGAAGGGTAAATTGCTTGATAGAATAGCAAAAAGAGGTAGCAAAGAAGCGCGTGAGTTCATAGACAATATGACAAGATTGGCAGTGGGAGTAATATCCTATCGCGGTTTCACTTCAGGAATAGATGATGAAGATATACCTGAAGAGGCTATTATCCAGATTCATGAAATAATAAAAGAATCAATAAAGAAAACGGACGAATTGATTGAATTATATAAGCAAGGCCTATTGCAACCAGCTCCTGGAAGAAGTGTAGAAGAAACTTTAGAAATGGAGATAATGCGCGTGCTAGCACATGCAAGAGATGAAGCGGGTAAGATAGCTAGCAAGCATTTAGGTTTAGAGAATTCATCGGTTATTATGGCAAGAAGCGGAGCTAGAGCATCCATGCTCAACCTATCCCAGATGGCTGGAAGCATTGGACAGCAGTCTGTGAGAGGTCAAAGATTACATCGCGGTTATCAAGATCGCACGCTACCACATTTTAAACGTGGAGATTTAGGTGCCCTAGCAAGGGGATTTGTAGAATCCTCTTACAAGAAGGGCTTGAGTCCAACAGAGTATTTCTTCCACTCAATGGGTGGACGAGAGGGCTTAGTGGATACTGCAGTTCGTACATCCCGCAGTGGTTATATGCAGAGAAGATTAATCAATGCCCTTGAGGATTTGAAAGTTATAGAGGATGGAAAAGTTGTGGATACTGCGGGCAATGTTGTGCAGTTCATTTACGGAGAGGATGGTGTTGACCCCACTCGCAGTTCAGGTGGAGAAAATGTAAATATGGATGAGATTCTAACGGATGTTCTTGGAGACAAGTATCTTTTAAGGAGGAGGAAGTAA
- the rpoA2 gene encoding DNA-directed RNA polymerase subunit A'' translates to MNLLWKDKIKNIDKIKLNAPVYYAVDFEIKKDIELPTYGYITLKGSEANYRVKISEIRPYENMKGIVKKTTKKLKTLLKIEEIQDISAIPISEFKREDGTYLKRITKFSYGTLEEQGEIKIKKFEEMSNEEKKLMEDIEKKYGVRLPYSIIQKLLNAKEEFSLKKSEFNKVVERTVEVYKKREVDPYEAVGIVAAQSIGEPGTQMTLRTFHYAGVAEMNVTLGLPRLIEIVDARSMPSTPVMQIHLKEGVREDEDKVKEVAKKIESTNIIDIGNVVTNIADMSVVIVPDKKKMENRGIKKEDIVESLSKLKLQKLTVEIEDDRIKLKLPEPSYKKLYQLTESVKSLTLRGIKGISRAIVRKSQDNREWVIYTQGSNLKDVLDIEEVDGARTRTNNIIEIADVLGIEAARNAIMEEAINTLQQQGLNVDMRHIMLVADIMTYNGSVEAIGRHGIAGEKESVLARAAFEITAKHLLTAGVLGEEDKLRGVAENIIVGQPVTLGTGAVTLIYKPKKEVR, encoded by the coding sequence ATGAATCTGCTCTGGAAAGATAAGATTAAGAATATTGACAAGATAAAGCTCAACGCTCCAGTGTATTATGCAGTAGATTTTGAAATTAAGAAAGATATAGAACTTCCCACATACGGGTACATAACTCTCAAGGGTTCTGAGGCAAATTACAGGGTAAAAATAAGTGAGATAAGGCCCTACGAGAATATGAAGGGCATAGTAAAGAAAACGACTAAAAAGCTAAAAACCCTACTTAAGATTGAAGAGATTCAAGACATATCAGCAATACCCATCTCTGAGTTCAAGAGAGAGGACGGTACCTACTTGAAGAGGATTACAAAATTTTCATATGGAACCTTAGAAGAGCAGGGAGAGATAAAGATAAAGAAGTTTGAAGAGATGAGCAATGAAGAGAAGAAACTTATGGAGGATATTGAAAAGAAGTATGGGGTAAGATTGCCCTATTCGATAATTCAAAAGTTGCTAAATGCAAAAGAGGAATTCTCCTTAAAAAAATCGGAATTCAACAAAGTTGTGGAAAGAACAGTAGAGGTTTACAAGAAGAGAGAAGTTGACCCGTATGAGGCAGTGGGCATCGTTGCCGCTCAGAGTATTGGTGAGCCCGGTACTCAGATGACTTTAAGGACTTTCCACTATGCTGGTGTGGCAGAGATGAATGTTACATTAGGTTTGCCAAGATTAATTGAGATAGTAGATGCAAGGAGTATGCCCTCCACACCAGTTATGCAAATCCATCTAAAAGAAGGTGTGAGGGAGGATGAAGACAAAGTCAAAGAAGTGGCTAAGAAAATTGAAAGTACGAATATAATCGACATCGGAAATGTGGTAACTAATATAGCTGATATGTCCGTTGTGATAGTTCCAGATAAGAAGAAAATGGAAAATCGAGGAATAAAGAAAGAAGATATCGTTGAGAGTTTGAGCAAATTAAAGCTCCAAAAGTTAACGGTGGAAATTGAGGATGATAGAATAAAGCTCAAGCTCCCAGAGCCATCTTACAAGAAACTATACCAGCTTACAGAGAGTGTAAAATCCCTGACACTCCGTGGTATAAAGGGCATATCAAGGGCAATAGTTAGAAAGAGCCAGGATAATAGGGAATGGGTCATATATACTCAGGGTTCGAACCTCAAAGATGTTCTGGATATTGAGGAAGTGGATGGTGCAAGGACAAGAACTAATAACATAATTGAAATCGCAGATGTGCTAGGCATTGAAGCTGCCAGAAATGCAATAATGGAAGAAGCTATAAACACCTTACAGCAGCAGGGTTTGAATGTGGATATGAGGCACATAATGCTCGTGGCAGATATAATGACCTACAACGGCTCGGTGGAGGCAATAGGAAGACATGGAATTGCAGGTGAGAAGGAGAGCGTATTGGCTAGAGCCGCATTTGAAATCACAGCAAAGCATCTATTGACAGCTGGAGTTCTTGGCGAGGAAGATAAACTTAGGGGTGTAGCCGAAAACATTATTGTTGGACAACCAGTTACCTTGGGTACTGGTGCAGTAACTTTAATATACAAGCCCAAAAAAGAGGTGAGGTAA
- a CDS encoding NusA-like transcription termination signal-binding factor, translated as MVNIKLDAQTLRYISIFEAATNAQVKDCIESDNLIVFVVYPRNLRKALENNGSKIQTVRNLIKKNVMVVEYSPDIVVFTKNIFHRFHVKNIKVENVDNQFSITVFVDPRDKARAIGKEGRNLKLAKEIISRHFPLKSIVIY; from the coding sequence ATGGTAAATATCAAACTTGACGCACAGACGCTTCGCTACATATCCATATTTGAGGCCGCCACTAATGCTCAAGTTAAGGACTGCATTGAAAGCGATAATCTAATTGTATTCGTAGTGTATCCAAGGAACTTGAGAAAGGCGCTTGAGAACAATGGCTCAAAGATTCAAACAGTGCGCAATTTAATCAAGAAAAATGTGATGGTAGTTGAATACTCTCCAGATATAGTGGTATTTACCAAGAACATTTTCCATAGATTTCATGTGAAAAATATAAAGGTGGAGAATGTAGATAATCAATTCAGCATAACGGTGTTCGTAGATCCGAGAGACAAAGCAAGGGCGATAGGGAAAGAGGGTAGAAATCTAAAGTTAGCCAAGGAAATCATAAGCAGACACTTCCCTCTAAAGAGCATAGTTATCTATTAA